One region of Ananas comosus cultivar F153 linkage group 9, ASM154086v1, whole genome shotgun sequence genomic DNA includes:
- the LOC109715493 gene encoding methyl-CpG-binding domain protein 4-like, which yields MARDSPSLDQILSSFAYKPSETTTTTTTTKKKKKRSVGGGDDDDAPPPPMKRRRRRPRPPSSPPDASPPIVLYKKEHSHGTKRRKMTTTKKQKRNPKNPKNHPIPNLSGDRDGVDDDHDGDDDEDVDRDVKKRRRRSKQRSQLSAAEKMSEAYRRVAAEEAWEPPASCHSLLQERHSFDPWRVLIICMLLNITTGEQVRRVLPGLFLLCPDAETTTKVPAEEIEKVIQSLGLQRKRARMIKQFSQEYLSSDWTHVTQLHGIGKYAADAYAIFCVGKPEEVVPQDHKLIDYWKFVCGKDGSKECAAEQN from the exons ATGGCGCGCGATTCCCCGTCGCTCGACCAAATCCTCTCCTCCTTCGCCTACAAACCCtcggagacgacgacgacgacgacgacgacgaagaagaagaagaagaggagcgtCGGAGGCGGAGACGACGATgatgctcctccgccgccgatgaagaggcggcggcgccgccctcgGCCGCCGTCGTCCCCCCCCGACGCCTCCCCCCCGATCGTCCTCTACAAGAAGGAGCACTCCCATGGAACCAAGCGGAGGAAgatgacgacgacgaagaagcaGAAGCGGAACCCTAAGAACCCTAAGAACCACCCTATTCCTAATCTTAGCGGGGATCGCGACGGCGTGGACGATGaccacgacggcgacgacgatgaGGATGTTGATCGCGATGTGAagaagcggcggaggaggagcaaGCAGCGATCGCAGCTCTCGGCGGCGGAGAAGATGTCGGAGGCGTATCGGAGAGTCGCCGCCGAGGAGGCGTGGGAGCCTCCAGCGTCGTGCCACAGCCTCCTCCAAGAGAGGCACTCGTTCGATCCGTGGAGGGTTTTGATCATATGCATGCTCCTTAACATCACCACTGGGGAACAg GTCCGGAGAGTACTCCCAGGCTTATTCCTTCTTTGTCCTGATGCTGAGACCACAACAAAAGTCCCTGCGGAGGAGATAGAGAAGGTCATACAGAGTCTAGGATTGCAAAGAAAACGAGCGAGAATGATTAAGCAGTTCTCTCAGGAGTACTTGAGCAGTGACTGGACTCACGTCACTCAACTCCATGGTATAGGCAA ATATGCTGCTGATGCATATGCTATTTTCTGTGTGGGCAAGCCAGAAGAAGTGGTTCCTCAGGACcataaattaattgattattGGAAGTTTGTTTGTGGCAAGGATGGCTCCAAAGAATGTGCCGCTGAACAAAATTAG